From the genome of Muricauda sp. SCSIO 64092, one region includes:
- a CDS encoding cbb3-type cytochrome c oxidase subunit I produces MSAVAHEHVDGHAHDDHGHHHKETFITKYIFSQDHKMIAKQYLITGVLVMGFIGIAMSLIFRMQLAWPGESFAIFETFLGKWAPGGVMDADVYLALITMHGTIMVFFVLTAGLSGTFSNLLIPLQIGARDMASGFLNMVSYWLFFVSTVLMVISLFVEAGPAAAGWTIYPPLSALPMAQPGSGLGMTLWLLSMTIFIASSLLGSLNYIVTVLNLRTKGMSMTRLPLTIWAFFVTAIIGVISFPVLLSAGLLLLMDRSFGTSFFLSDIFIQGEVLHYQGGSPVLYEHLFWFLGHPEVYIVLLPALGITSEVMATNARKPIFGYRAMVASILAIAFLSTIVWGHHMFISGMNPFLGSVFTFTTLLIAIPSAVKAFNYITTLWKGNLQLNPAMLFSIGLVSTFITGGLTGIILGDSTLDINVHDTYFVVAHFHLVMGISALYGLFAGVYHWFPKMFQGRMMNKNLGYIHFWITAICAYGIFFPMHFVGMAGVPRRYYENTAFPMFDELTNVQVLMTVFAIIAGLAQLIFVYNFINSIFYGKRGPLNPWSSNTLEWTAPQKHIHGNWPGKIPEVHRWAYDYSKTYENGDYIIPGQDFVPQHIPLQENEEELNH; encoded by the coding sequence ATGTCTGCAGTAGCACACGAACATGTTGATGGACATGCACATGATGATCACGGACATCATCACAAGGAAACATTTATTACCAAGTACATCTTTAGTCAGGACCATAAGATGATTGCCAAACAATACCTCATAACCGGGGTATTGGTCATGGGATTCATTGGTATTGCAATGTCACTCATATTTAGGATGCAGTTGGCCTGGCCTGGGGAGTCCTTCGCAATCTTTGAAACCTTTCTTGGAAAATGGGCCCCTGGGGGTGTCATGGATGCAGACGTCTACCTGGCTTTGATTACCATGCACGGAACCATTATGGTGTTCTTTGTATTAACGGCAGGATTGAGCGGTACATTCAGTAACCTATTGATACCATTGCAAATAGGGGCAAGGGATATGGCTTCGGGCTTTTTAAATATGGTTTCCTATTGGTTGTTCTTCGTTTCAACCGTACTTATGGTGATTTCCTTGTTCGTGGAAGCCGGGCCTGCGGCAGCGGGTTGGACCATTTACCCTCCACTAAGTGCCTTACCCATGGCACAACCGGGTTCAGGTTTGGGGATGACATTGTGGTTGCTTTCAATGACCATATTCATTGCGTCCTCCCTTTTGGGATCACTGAACTATATTGTGACCGTCTTAAACCTTAGAACCAAGGGGATGTCCATGACAAGGCTTCCTTTGACCATTTGGGCATTTTTTGTTACTGCAATTATCGGTGTAATTTCTTTCCCGGTATTGCTTTCGGCAGGTTTATTGTTGTTGATGGACAGAAGTTTTGGAACCTCCTTCTTCTTATCGGATATTTTCATTCAAGGTGAAGTACTCCATTATCAAGGGGGGTCACCTGTCCTGTACGAACACTTGTTTTGGTTCCTGGGCCACCCAGAGGTATATATTGTATTATTGCCTGCTTTGGGGATTACCTCCGAGGTAATGGCAACAAATGCCAGAAAACCCATATTCGGTTATCGGGCAATGGTTGCTTCCATTCTGGCCATTGCATTCCTATCCACTATAGTTTGGGGTCACCATATGTTCATTTCTGGAATGAATCCGTTCTTAGGTTCCGTATTCACCTTTACCACATTGCTTATTGCCATTCCCTCGGCAGTAAAGGCGTTTAATTATATCACGACCTTATGGAAAGGAAATCTTCAGTTGAACCCGGCGATGCTGTTTTCCATTGGTTTGGTATCTACCTTTATCACCGGCGGTCTTACCGGAATCATTTTAGGGGACAGTACTTTGGATATCAATGTGCATGATACTTATTTTGTCGTGGCACACTTCCATTTGGTTATGGGTATTTCTGCGCTTTATGGACTGTTTGCAGGGGTTTACCATTGGTTCCCGAAAATGTTCCAAGGTAGGATGATGAATAAGAACCTCGGTTATATCCATTTCTGGATAACCGCTATATGTGCCTATGGAATTTTCTTTCCAATGCATTTTGTAGGTATGGCTGGAGTACCAAGACGATACTATGAGAACACGGCCTTCCCCATGTTTGACGAATTGACCAATGTCCAGGTTTTAATGACGGTGTTTGCCATTATTGCGGGATTGGCCCAGCTAATTTTCGTTTACAACTTTATAAACAGTATTTTTTATGGTAAGAGAGGGCCTTTGAATCCTTGGAGTTCCAATACCTTGGAGTGGACGGCACCGCAAAAGCATATCCATGGAAACTGGCCCGGCAAAATTCCGGAAGTCCACCGTTGGGCATATGATTACAGTAAAACCTATGAAAATGGGGACTATATAATTCCAGGGCAGGATTTTGTCCCACAACATATTCCTTTACAGGAAAATGAGGAAGAACTCAACCATTAG
- a CDS encoding cytochrome c oxidase subunit II — MTTLLVLTVLVLVAIAIWQLTKIFELSQLRVDASKSEIANDSDNRANGYLLFLFLIFIYGITIFSFAKYTKVLLPEAASAHGGEYDTLMWISFAVIFFVQTITQALLHYFGYKYRGEKGKKALFYADNDRLEFIWTIIPVIVLAGLIISGLYYWTEIMDVNEEDDPLIVELYAQQFNWTARYGGQDNVLGDASVRLIDINRANVLGLDESDPNATDDIIVKELYLPVGRKVNFYMRSQDVLHSAYMPHFRAQMNCVPGMITQFSFTPTITTEEMRLNPDVVDKVKRTNQLRAKWAAEGRPNSDPWEFDYVLLCNKICGKSHYNMQMKIVVVTEDEYNDWMAEQKTFTETLLAANGGEEKAPLENMETAEVVAINE, encoded by the coding sequence ATGACGACATTATTAGTTTTAACGGTTCTTGTTTTGGTGGCTATTGCCATCTGGCAATTGACCAAAATATTTGAATTGTCTCAATTACGAGTAGATGCTTCAAAATCGGAAATTGCAAATGATTCCGATAATAGGGCCAATGGATACCTATTGTTCCTCTTTTTGATATTCATATACGGTATCACCATATTTAGCTTTGCAAAGTACACCAAGGTGCTGTTACCAGAAGCAGCCTCTGCCCACGGTGGGGAATACGATACATTGATGTGGATTTCCTTCGCCGTAATTTTCTTTGTGCAGACCATTACCCAGGCATTGCTTCATTATTTCGGTTACAAATACAGAGGGGAGAAGGGAAAAAAGGCACTATTTTATGCCGATAATGACAGATTGGAGTTTATTTGGACCATCATCCCGGTTATTGTGCTCGCAGGCTTGATTATCTCCGGACTCTACTATTGGACTGAGATTATGGATGTGAACGAAGAAGATGACCCCTTGATTGTAGAGCTATATGCCCAACAGTTTAATTGGACCGCGAGGTATGGGGGGCAGGACAATGTTTTGGGTGATGCCAGTGTTCGATTGATAGACATTAATAGGGCCAACGTTTTGGGATTGGATGAATCCGACCCCAATGCCACGGATGACATTATAGTAAAGGAATTATATCTTCCCGTTGGAAGAAAAGTGAATTTTTACATGCGTTCCCAAGACGTATTGCATTCGGCTTATATGCCGCACTTTAGGGCGCAAATGAACTGTGTGCCGGGAATGATCACACAGTTTTCTTTCACCCCAACCATCACAACGGAAGAAATGAGACTGAACCCGGATGTGGTTGACAAAGTAAAACGGACCAATCAATTAAGGGCGAAATGGGCTGCCGAAGGAAGGCCCAATTCGGACCCATGGGAATTTGATTATGTCTTACTTTGCAATAAAATCTGTGGTAAATCGCACTACAATATGCAAATGAAAATTGTGGTGGTTACCGAAGATGAATACAATGATTGGATGGCTGAACAAAAAACGTTTACAGAAACGCTCTTGGCCGCCAATGGAGGGGAAGAAAAAGCTCCTTTGGAAAATATGGAAACAGCGGAAGTTGTCGCCATAAACGAATAA
- a CDS encoding quinol:cytochrome C oxidoreductase produces MKYTFSNRLKIGSYIAMGLGLVMLIAGFMNTPANVEEAKAMVAAAHSDGHGGHGGDAHADQTNAMASHDGEHTEEAAGHGEGHSASHDEHVYHQLKNRPWSALYVAAFFFFMISLGTLAFYAVNRAAQAGWAPLLFRVMEGITAYLVPGGIIVFVLLVLSVLHFNHMFTWMDAEVVAHDALLQGKQGYLNPTFFLIRAAIFLGGWIAYRQISRKLSLAQDKADDDSNFKKNFRWSAGFLVFYLISESMMSWDWIMSLNPHWFSTLFGWYVFASMFVSGITVIAMVTIYLKSKGYLQEVNDSHIHDLAKFMFGISIFWTYLWFSQFMLIWYANIPEEVTYFVTRIEHYKLPFFGMLALNFIFPLLVLMNSDYKRVNWFVIMTGIIILFGHYMDVFNMVMPATVGENWHLGIPEIGGILFFGGLFVFWTFTALTKEELMPKRNPFIEESRHFHY; encoded by the coding sequence ATGAAATATACCTTTTCAAATAGATTAAAAATTGGGTCGTACATAGCAATGGGCCTTGGCTTAGTGATGCTTATTGCTGGATTTATGAATACCCCCGCCAACGTGGAGGAGGCCAAGGCAATGGTCGCGGCTGCCCATTCCGATGGTCATGGTGGACATGGTGGCGATGCACATGCCGATCAAACCAACGCGATGGCTTCCCATGACGGGGAACATACCGAAGAGGCAGCAGGCCATGGCGAAGGGCATAGTGCCTCCCATGACGAACACGTGTACCATCAATTAAAGAACAGGCCATGGTCGGCCTTATATGTAGCGGCCTTCTTTTTCTTTATGATATCACTTGGAACACTTGCCTTTTATGCGGTCAACAGGGCTGCGCAGGCAGGTTGGGCTCCTTTGCTGTTTAGGGTCATGGAAGGGATAACCGCCTATTTGGTCCCGGGGGGAATCATAGTATTCGTGTTATTGGTACTATCCGTATTGCACTTTAACCATATGTTCACCTGGATGGATGCGGAAGTTGTTGCCCATGACGCATTATTGCAAGGAAAACAGGGGTATTTAAATCCTACATTTTTCTTGATCAGGGCTGCTATTTTCCTTGGTGGATGGATTGCTTACCGCCAGATTTCAAGAAAATTGAGCTTGGCCCAGGACAAGGCGGATGATGATTCCAATTTCAAAAAGAACTTTAGATGGTCTGCAGGATTCTTGGTATTCTATTTGATATCGGAATCCATGATGTCATGGGATTGGATCATGAGTTTGAATCCTCACTGGTTCAGTACGCTTTTTGGATGGTATGTATTTGCCAGTATGTTCGTTTCTGGGATTACCGTAATAGCAATGGTAACCATCTATCTAAAATCCAAAGGATACCTGCAGGAAGTGAACGATAGCCATATCCACGATTTGGCCAAATTTATGTTTGGCATAAGCATCTTTTGGACGTATTTGTGGTTTAGTCAGTTTATGTTGATATGGTATGCGAATATCCCCGAAGAGGTCACCTATTTCGTTACTCGAATAGAACATTATAAACTGCCATTCTTTGGTATGTTGGCACTTAATTTTATCTTTCCACTATTAGTGTTGATGAACAGTGACTACAAACGTGTAAATTGGTTCGTAATTATGACGGGAATCATTATTTTGTTTGGACATTATATGGATGTATTCAACATGGTAATGCCCGCAACCGTTGGTGAGAACTGGCATCTTGGAATACCCGAAATAGGTGGGATATTGTTCTTTGGTGGTTTGTTTGTCTTTTGGACGTTCACAGCCCTTACCAAAGAAGAATTGATGCCGAAACGTAATCCATTTATTGAAGAAAGTAGACATTTCCATTACTAA
- a CDS encoding c-type cytochrome — protein sequence MKSSIKIGLIFFLLVGITSCFDKNQPNYQYMPNMYEPVGYETYQGDDNGLFPQGTAALLPAEGTVSREWLPYEFDNSIEGKELARLQPSPLDSLNREENLVKGKELYDVYCAICHGNKGAGQGTLVKREKILGVPSYADVARNITVGSTYHTMYYGLNSMGSYASQFSSEEEMWQVSEYVMQLKEDLSK from the coding sequence ATAAAAAGTAGCATTAAAATCGGGTTGATCTTTTTCCTTTTGGTAGGGATTACCTCATGTTTTGACAAAAACCAACCCAACTACCAATACATGCCCAATATGTACGAACCTGTGGGGTATGAAACCTATCAAGGGGACGATAATGGTCTTTTCCCCCAAGGTACGGCAGCTTTGCTTCCGGCGGAGGGCACGGTATCCAGGGAGTGGCTTCCCTATGAGTTTGACAACTCCATAGAAGGTAAGGAATTGGCAAGATTACAACCAAGCCCGCTGGATTCCTTGAATCGTGAGGAGAACCTGGTCAAGGGGAAGGAATTATATGATGTGTATTGTGCCATTTGCCATGGGAACAAAGGTGCGGGACAGGGTACTTTGGTAAAACGCGAAAAAATATTGGGTGTCCCCAGTTACGCTGATGTTGCCAGGAACATTACCGTTGGAAGTACCTACCATACCATGTACTATGGATTGAATTCCATGGGCTCCTACGCTTCCCAGTTTAGTTCAGAGGAAGAAATGTGGCAAGTTTCGGAGTATGTTATGCAATTAAAAGAAGACCTATCCAAATAA
- a CDS encoding DUF3341 domain-containing protein: MASTTFRALYDDDDLLMHAVKKLRSEKYHIEEVYTPFPVHGLDKAMGLADTRIAITSFLYGCLGLAVAITMMNYIMIQDWPQDIGGKPSFSYLENMPAFVPIMFEMTVFFAAHLMVITFYLRSKMWPFKKAENPDIRTTDDRFLVEVAVGNDEEALKELLLDTGAVEVQVPKK; the protein is encoded by the coding sequence ATGGCATCAACCACATTTAGGGCATTGTACGATGATGACGACTTGCTGATGCATGCCGTTAAAAAGTTACGTTCCGAAAAATATCATATCGAGGAAGTGTATACCCCCTTTCCGGTCCATGGGCTGGATAAGGCCATGGGATTGGCGGATACTAGGATCGCGATAACCTCCTTTTTATACGGATGTTTGGGATTGGCTGTGGCTATTACCATGATGAACTACATCATGATTCAGGACTGGCCGCAGGACATCGGTGGTAAACCCAGTTTTAGCTATCTGGAAAATATGCCAGCCTTTGTCCCCATTATGTTTGAGATGACGGTATTCTTCGCTGCGCACCTCATGGTAATTACCTTTTACCTACGAAGCAAAATGTGGCCGTTTAAAAAAGCGGAGAATCCAGATATTAGAACAACGGATGACCGTTTTTTGGTGGAGGTTGCTGTTGGAAACGATGAAGAAGCCTTAAAAGAATTGCTATTGGACACCGGTGCTGTGGAAGTACAAGTGCCAAAAAAGTAA
- the nrfD gene encoding NrfD/PsrC family molybdoenzyme membrane anchor subunit, translating to MASHYEAPIRRPLVLGDKGYHDVSVDIARPVEGKANKQWWIVFSIALVAFLWGLGCIIYTISTGIGVWGLNKTVNWAWDITNFVWWVGIGHAGTLISAVLLLFRQKWRMAINRSAEAMTIFSVIQAGLFPIIHMGRPWLAYWVLPIPNQFGSLWVNFNSPLLWDVFAISTYLSVSLVFWWTGLLPDFAMIRDRAVKPFQKKIYSLLSFGWTGRAKDWQRFEEVSLVLAGLATPLVLSVHTIVSFDFATSVIPGWHTTIFPPYFVAGAIFSGFAMVQTLLIIMRKVCNLEAYITVQHIELMNIVIMITGSIVGCAYITELFIAWYSGVEYEQYAFLNRATGPYWWAYWSMMTCNVFSPQFMWFKKLRTSIMFSFFISIVVNIGMWFERFVIIVTSLHRDYLPSSWTMFSPTFVDIGIFIGTIGFFFVLFLLYSRTFPVIAQAEVKSILKSSGARYKALREAGQPLYTMPARGKIVEVEMDAGHADEPLPEVAMAGVSINRLLSSIGSFDTKTQTPDDLKKVKGIGPLMEKTLNKIGIFSFLQVSKMTAKEYDLLDSITGSFPGRAQRDDWAGQAKKLIN from the coding sequence TGGGAGACAAAGGCTACCACGACGTTTCCGTGGATATTGCCAGACCGGTGGAAGGCAAGGCCAATAAGCAATGGTGGATAGTTTTTTCCATTGCTTTGGTCGCATTTTTATGGGGATTGGGTTGTATCATTTATACCATTTCAACAGGAATTGGGGTCTGGGGCCTCAACAAAACGGTAAACTGGGCATGGGACATTACCAACTTCGTATGGTGGGTAGGTATTGGTCATGCGGGAACCTTGATTTCAGCGGTATTATTGCTGTTCCGTCAAAAATGGCGTATGGCGATCAACCGTTCTGCAGAGGCCATGACCATTTTCTCCGTAATCCAGGCTGGATTGTTCCCTATTATCCATATGGGGCGTCCGTGGTTGGCGTACTGGGTATTACCCATTCCAAACCAATTTGGATCGCTATGGGTGAATTTTAACTCCCCACTGCTTTGGGACGTTTTTGCGATTTCAACCTACCTTTCCGTTTCCCTGGTTTTCTGGTGGACAGGATTGCTCCCGGACTTTGCCATGATTCGTGATAGGGCGGTAAAACCCTTCCAAAAGAAAATATACAGTTTGCTAAGTTTTGGATGGACTGGTCGGGCCAAAGATTGGCAACGCTTTGAAGAAGTGTCCTTGGTATTGGCCGGTTTGGCCACCCCACTTGTACTTTCCGTACATACCATTGTATCCTTTGACTTCGCCACATCGGTAATACCAGGTTGGCATACCACCATATTCCCACCCTATTTCGTTGCAGGAGCGATATTCTCAGGTTTTGCCATGGTACAGACCTTGCTGATCATCATGCGAAAAGTTTGTAATCTCGAGGCATACATCACCGTTCAGCATATTGAATTAATGAACATCGTAATCATGATTACGGGCTCCATTGTGGGATGTGCCTATATTACGGAATTGTTCATTGCATGGTATTCCGGAGTGGAATATGAACAATATGCCTTCCTTAACAGGGCTACGGGGCCTTACTGGTGGGCCTATTGGTCCATGATGACCTGTAATGTTTTCTCACCACAATTTATGTGGTTCAAAAAATTACGTACCAGTATCATGTTCTCCTTCTTCATTTCCATTGTGGTGAATATAGGAATGTGGTTTGAGCGTTTTGTGATTATCGTCACTTCCTTGCATAGGGATTACCTGCCGTCCTCATGGACCATGTTTTCCCCAACTTTTGTGGATATCGGAATATTTATTGGAACGATTGGATTCTTTTTTGTCCTGTTCTTATTGTATTCCAGAACCTTCCCAGTAATTGCACAAGCCGAGGTGAAATCGATATTGAAGTCATCAGGTGCAAGGTACAAGGCGCTACGGGAAGCTGGACAGCCATTGTATACCATGCCTGCGAGAGGTAAGATTGTGGAAGTGGAAATGGATGCGGGTCATGCCGATGAACCGCTCCCGGAAGTGGCAATGGCAGGTGTTTCCATAAACCGATTATTGTCGAGCATCGGAAGTTTTGATACCAAGACACAAACCCCGGACGATTTAAAAAAGGTAAAGGGCATTGGTCCTTTGATGGAAAAAACATTGAATAAAATTGGCATTTTCTCCTTTTTACAGGTAAGTAAGATGACCGCAAAAGAATACGATTTGTTGGATTCGATTACAGGGTCCTTCCCTGGAAGGGCGCAACGTGATGATTGGGCAGGACAAGCTAAAAAATTGATAAACTAA